From the Brassica napus cultivar Da-Ae chromosome A8, Da-Ae, whole genome shotgun sequence genome, one window contains:
- the LOC111200142 gene encoding uncharacterized protein LOC111200142, with protein sequence MKYEGGLGLRPLKEVNQVSCLKLIWRILSTHSLWVNWIKVYLIRKGSLWMIKDNTQSGSWMWRKILKSREMAKHFYKVEVGNGRGTSFWYEMWNPMGRLKEVAGEGSHIDMGILMNAKVEDCLNHRKRHHRIQILNRIEMEIEKFKDNSNEEADIPLWKNEKGKYKRKFSTKSTWLSIREKHQPCYWHQAIWFKHATPKFSVVTWIAIRGRLATGDRMRNWNGAADISCVLCREPLETLYHLFFECPYSAQVWEALTKGILHDQYTVDWERIIRMLVESPNWSRLQMFTMRYVLQATVHTIWRERNRRRHGEDAVPAEVMIRRLDKNVRNQFTVVQRRGDKEYREGMSFWFGTRG encoded by the coding sequence ATGAAATATGAAGGAGGACTGGGATTGAGACCGCTAAAGGAGGTGAATCAAGTTAGCTGTCTCAAACTCATTTGGAGAATTCTATCGACTCACTCGCTTTGGGTGAATTGGATCAAGGTCTATCTTATTAGAAAAGGCTCACTTTGGATGATTAAGGATAATACACAGAGTGGGTCTTGGATGTGGAGGAAAATTCTCAAGAGTAGAGAGATGGCGAAGCATTTCTACAAAGTGGAGGTGGGAAATGGTCGAGGAACTTCTTTTTGGTATGAAATGTGGAACCCAATGGGTCGTTTGAAGGAAGTGGCAGGGGAGGGCAGTCATATAGACATGGGTATCTTGATGAATGCAAAAGTAGAGGATTGCTTAAATCACAGGAAGAGGCATCATCGAATACAAATACTCAACAGAATAGAGATGGAGATAGAGAAGTTCAAAGATAATAGTAATGAGGAAGCGGATATTCCTCTATGGAAGAATGAGAAGGGTAAGTACAAAAGGAAATTCTCTACAAAAAGTACTTGGCTTAGTATTAGAGAAAAACATCAGCCTTGTTACTGGCATCAAGCGATTTGGTTCAAACATGCAACCCCAAAGTTCTCAGTTGTTACTTGGATAGCTATACGGGGGAGACTAGCAACGGGTGATAGAATGAGAAACTGGAATGGTGCTGCTGATATTTCCTGTGTCTTATGTCGAGAGCCTTTGGAGACATTATATCACCTCTTTTTTGAGTGTCCTTACTCAGCTCAAGTGTGGGAGGCATTAACGAAAGGCATTCTTCATGATCAGTATACTGTTGATTGGGAAAGGATCATTAGAATGCTTGTGGAGAGTCCAAATTGGAGCAGATTGCAGATGTTCACAATGAGATATGTTCTGCAGGCAACGGTTCATACTATTTGGAGAGAGCGCAATAGGCGAAGGCATGGAGAAGATGCAGTGCCTGCAGAAGTTATGATAAGGAGGTTGGATAAGAATGTGAGAAATCAGTTCACTGTGGTTCAAAGAAGAGGAGACAAGGAATATAGAGAAGGGATGTCTTTTTGGTTTGGTACTAGAGGATAG
- the LOC106360423 gene encoding TPR repeat-containing thioredoxin TTL1 isoform X2, whose amino-acid sequence MSPSGKPVPPRDSSLTSEINKPDFRELDLGSPVSPLRSQPRGLTTTTTTSSSSSSSSGSVTRQHAPVNGRSGSVRGSSQSGSSSGNLRTSQARSDSVTSNSQQPLVSSSTQSSATSPATAANVLPTGNICPSGKIQLTGMTQSRSRSDVLGSGTGTYGHGSIMRGGGGSGVSPAKPVAPVTVGGSDAEEVKRVGNEMYRKGLFGEALKLYDRAIALSPANAAYRSNRAAALTGLGRVGEAVKECEEALRLDPNYGRAHQRLASLLIRLGQVDNARKHLCVLGKPSDPMELQKLEAVEKHISKCADARKLGDWKAALMGVDAAIVAGADFSPQLGMCKVEALLKLHRLDAAQSKLLEALKVEPFPASCSQTRFSGIACEAYTYFVKAQIEMALGRFENAVMAAEKASKLDPRSNEVAMLHNTVTLVARSRVRGNDLYKSERYTEASSAYAEGLRLDPCNAILYCNRAACWFKLGMWERSIEDCNHALRFQPRYTKPLLRRAASNSKVERWAAAVSDYEALRKELPHDKEVAESLFHAQVALKKSRGEEVLNMEFGGEVEEVYSREQFKAAMNLPGVSVIHFSTASDHQCKQLSPFVDSLCTRYPSIHFLKVDIDKCPSIGNAENVRVVPTVKIYKNGTRVKEIVCPSKEVLEYSVRHYSS is encoded by the exons atgtcacCGTCAGGTAAACCGGTCCCTCCCCGTGATTCATCATTAACCTCCGAGATTAATAAACCGGATTTTCGCGAGCTAGATCTCGGTTCACCGGTTTCTCCGCTTCGTTCTCAGCCACGTGGACTCACCACAACCACAACAACTAGCAGCAGCAGCTCTAGCTCTTCCGGATCTGTAACTAGACAACACGCTCCGGTTAACGGAAGATCCGGTTCGGTTCGCGGTAGTAGTCAATCCGGTTCGAGTAGTGGCAACCTGAGAACGAGTCAAGCAAGATCGGACTCGGTTACTTCCAACTCACAACAACCACTCGTCTCCTCCTCCACTCAAAGCTCCGCCACTTCTCCAGCCACGGCGGCGAATGTGCTTCCCACCGGAAACATCTGCCCCTCCGGGAAGATCCAACTCACCGGAATGACGCAGAGCCGCTCCAGAAGCGACGTTCTCGGATCCGGCACGGGAACGTACGGTCACGGCAGCATAATGCGCGGCGGAGGAGGAAGCGGCGTATCTCCGGCGAAGCCTGTTGCTCCGGTGACCGTCGGTG GTTCGGACGCAGAGGAAGTGAAGAGAGTAGGTAACGAGATGTATAGGAAAGGTTTGTTCGGCGAGGCTTTGAAGTTGTACGATAGGGCGATAGCTTTGTCGCCGGCGAACGCGGCTTACCGGAGCAACCGAGCCGCTGCGTTGACGGGTTTGGGTCGAGTCGGTGAAGCTGTGAAGGAGTGTGAAGAGGCTTTGAGATTGGATCCTAACTATGGAAGAGCTCATCAACGTTTGGCCTCATTGCTTATTAG ATTAGGACAGGTTGATAATGCGAGGAAGCATCTATGTGTTCTTGGGAAACCATCAGATCCTATGGAGTTGCAGAAGCTTGAAGCTGTTGAGAAACATATAAGCAAATGCGCAGATGCAAGGAAGCTCGGTGATTGGAAAGCTGCTTTGATGGGAGTAGATGCAGCTATTGTTGCTGGAGCAGACTTTTCTCCACAG CTAGGTATGTGTAAAGTAGAAGCACTCTTGAAACTTCACCGGCTTGATGCTGCCCAATCAAAGCTATTAGAAGCTCTCAAAGTAGAGCCGTTTCCAGCATCTTGTTCTCAGACTCGGTTCTCTGGTATAGCCTGTGAAGCTTACACATACTTTGTCAAAGCTCAAATCGAGATGGCTTTAGGTAGGTTTGAAAATGCAGTGATGGCTGCTGAGAAAGCTAGCAAATTAGATCCACGAAGCAACGAagttgccatgctacacaacaCTGTTACATTGGTTGCTAGATCTCGTGTTCGCGGTAACGATCTCTACAAATCAGAAAGATACACTGAAGCAAGCTCAGCTTATGCAGAAGGCCTTAGGCTTGATCCATGCAACGCTATTCTATATTGTAACCGAGCAGCTTGTTGGTTTAAACTCGGAATGTGGGAACGCTCTATCGAAGATTGTAACCACGCGCTGCGTTTTCAACCACGTTACACTAAGCCTCTTCTCCGTAGAGCTGCCTCAAATAGCAAG GTGGAGAGATGGGCAGCTGCAGTGAGTGATTATGAAGCGTTGAGAAAGGAACTCCCTCATGATAAGGAAGTTGCTGAGTCTTTGTTTCATGCTCAAGTCGCGTTGAAGAAGTCTCGCGGAGAGGAAGTTTTGAATATGGAGTTCGGTGGTGAAGTTGAGGAAGTTTACAGCCGTGAACAGTTTAAAGCTGCCATGAATCTACCAGGAGTTTCGGTTATTCATTTCTCGACGGCCTCTGATCATCAATGCAAGCAGTTATCTCCGTTTGTGGACTCGTTATGTACTCGCTATCCTTCTATACACTTCCTCAAG GTGGACATAGATAAATGTCCGTCTATAGGTAATGCAGAGAACGTGAGGGTTGTACCGACAGTGAAGATATACAAGAATGGTACTCGTGTAAAGGAGATTGTCTGTCCAAGCAAAGAAGTGTTGGAGTACTCAGTGAGGCACTATAGCAGTTAG
- the LOC106377292 gene encoding phosphoenolpyruvate carboxylase 1, producing MPHGKLEKMASMDVHLRQLVPGKVSEDDKLVEYDALLLDRFLDILQELHGEDLRETVQELYEHSAEYEGKHEPKKLEELGNVLTSLDPGDSIVIAKAFSHMLNLANLAEEVQIAYRRRIKKLKKGDFVDESSATTESDLEETFKKLVGDLNKSPEEIFDALKNQTVDLVLTAHPTQSVRRSLLQKHGRIRDCLAQLYAKDITPDDKQELDEALQREIQAAFRTDEIKRTPPTPQDEMRAGMSYFHETIWKGVPKFLRRVDTALKNIGIEERVPYNAPLIQFSSWMGGDRDGNPRVTPEVTRDVCLLARMMAATMYFNQIEDLMFELSMWRCNDELRVRADELHVNRRKDAAKHYIEFWKSIPPTEPYRVVLGDVRDKLYHTRERARQLLSNGTSDVPEEATFNNLEEFLEPLELCYRSLCSCGDRPIADGSLLDFLRQVSTFGLSLVRLDIRQESDRHTDVLDAITTHLEIGSYREWSEERRQEWLLSELSGKRPLFGSDLPKTEEIADVLDTFHVIAELPSDSFGAYIISMATAPSDVLAVELLQRECHVKRPLRVVPLFEKLADLEAAPAAVARLFSVDWYKNRINGKQEVMIGYSDSGKDAGRLSAAWQLYKAQEELVKVAKEYGVKLTMFHGRGGTVGRGGGPTHLAILSQPPDTINGSLRVTVQGEVIEQSFGEEHLCFRTLQRFTAATLEHGMRPPVSPKPEWRELLDEMAVVATEEYRSVVFQEPRFVEYFRLATPELEYGRMNIGSRPSKRKPSGGIESLRAIPWIFAWTQTRFHLPVWLGFGAAIRHVVEKDVKNLHMLQDMYQHWPFFRVTIDLIEMVFAKGDPGIAALYDKLLVSEELWPFGEKLRANFEETKKLVLQTAGHKDLLEGDPYLKQRLRLRNSYITTLNVCQAYTLKRIRDPSYNVTLRPHISKEIAESSKELIELNPTSEYAPGLEDTLILTMKGVAAGLQNTG from the exons ATGCCTCATGGGAAGTTAGAGAAGATGGCATCGATGGATGTTCATCTCCGTCAATTGGTTCCTGGCAAAGTTAGTGAAGACGACAAACTTGTCGAGTACGATGCTCTGCTTCTAGATCGGTTCCTCGATATCCTTCAGGAGTTGCACGGCGAGGATCTTCGTGAAACT GTTCAAGAGCTCTATGAGCACTCTGCAGAGTACGAAGGGAAGCATGAGCCAAAGAAGCTAGAGGAGCTAGGCAATGTTCTAACGAGCTTAGATCCAGGAGACTCCATTGTTATCGCTAAAGCCTTCTCTCACATGCTCAACCTGGCTAATCTCGCTGAGGAAGTGCAGATTGCTTACCGCCGTAGgatcaagaagctgaagaaagGTGATTTCGTTGATGAGAGCTCTGCTACTACTGAGTCTGATCTCGAAGAGACTTTCAAGAAGCTTGTTGGTGATCTCAACAAGTCTCCTGAAGAGATCTTTGATGCTCTCAAGAACCAGACTGTTGATTTGGTTTTGACTGCTCATCCTACTCAGTCCGTGAGAAGATCTTTGCTTCAGAAACATGGGAG GATAAGAGACTGTCTGGCTCAGCTCTATGCTAAGGATATTACTCCTGATGACAAGCAAGAGCTTGATGAGGCTCTACAGAGAGAG ATTCAAGCTGCGTTCCGAACAGATGAAATCAAGAGAACGCCACCAACACCTCAAGATGAGATGAGAGCTGGGATGAGTTACTTTCATGAAACTATCTGGAAAGGTGTTCCCAAGTTTCTTCGCCGTGTAGACACTGCTCTCAAGAACATCGGTATCGAAGAGCGTGTTCCATACAACGCTCCACTGATTCAGTTCTCTTCTTGGATGGGTGGTGACCGTGATGGTAACCCAAGGGTCACACCTGAAGTCACAAGAGATGTGTGTTTGCTAGCTAGAATGATGGCTGCTACTATGTACTTCAACCAAATTGAAGATCTTATGTTTGAG CTGTCTATGTGGCGTTGCAATGATGAGCTACGTGTGCGTGCTGATGAACTTCATGTAAACAGGAGGAAAGACGCTGCAAAACATTACATTG AGTTTTGGAAGTCAATTCCACCAACCGAACCGTACCGTGTGGTTCTTGGTGACGTAAGAGACAAGCTTTACCACACACGTGAACGAGCTCGTCAACTTCTCAGCAATGGAACCTCTGATGTACCTGAGGAAGCTACTTTCAACAACTTGGAAGAG ttcTTGGAACCACTTGAGCTTTGTTACCGATCACTATGCTCATGCGGTGACCGTCCAATAGCTGATGGAAGCCTTCTTGATTTCCTGAGGCAAGTCTCAACCTTTGGACTCTCTCTTGTGCGCCTTGACATAAGGCAAGAATCCGACCGCCACACCGATGTACTGGACGCTATCACAACGCATTTAGAGATTGGATCATACAGAGAATGGTCTGAAGAGCGCCGCCAAGAATGGCTTTTGTCTGAGCTTAGCGGCAAACGTCCTCTCTTCGGTTCTGATCTACCCAAAACCGAAGAGATCGCAGACGTTCTCGACACTTTCCATGTCATTGCCGAGCTGCCTTCAGACAGCTTCGGTGCCTACATCATCTCCATGGCGACGGCTCCTTCTGATGTGTTAGCTGTTGAGCTTTTGCAGCGTGAGTGCCACGTGAAACGGCCTTTGAGAGTTGTCCCCCTCTTTGAGAAGCTAGCTGATCTGGAAGCAGCTCCTGCGGCAGTTGCAAGGCTCTTCTCTGTTGATTGGTACAAGAACCGGATCAACGGCAAGCAAGAGGTCATGATTGGTTATTCAGACTCAGGCAAAGACGCTGGTCGTCTCTCTGCTGCTTGGCAGCTATACAAAGCTCAAGAGGAGCTTGTGAAGGTTGCGAAAGAGTACGGTGTGAAGCTGACGATGTTCCATGGTCGTGGTGGGACTGTCGGAAGAGGAGGCGGACCGACTCATCTTGCTATATTGTCTCAGCCTCCGGATACTATCAACGGCTCGCTCCGTGTCACGGTTCAAGGTGAAGTCATTGAGCAGTCTTTTGGAGAGGAGCATCTGTGCTTCAGAACGCTTCAGCGTTTCACCGCTGCAACGCTTGAGCATGGTATGCGTCCTCCGGTTTCTCCAAAACCGGAATGGCGCGAGTTGCTGGATGAAATGGCGGTTGTTGCGACCGAAGAGTACCGGTCTGTTGTGTTCCAAGAGCCTCGCTTTGTCGAGTACTTCCGCCTC GCTACACCGGAGCTAGAGTATGGTCGTATGAACATTGGAAGCAGACCTTCAAAGAGGAAACCAAGCGGCGGCATTGAGTCTCTCCGTGCCATCCCATGGATCTTTGCTTGGACTCAAACGAGATTCCATCTCCCTGTGTGGCTTGGATTCGGAGCAGCCATCAGGCACGTGGTTGAGAAAGACGTGAAGAACCTACACATGCTTCAGGACATGTACCAACACTGGCCTTTCTTTAGAGTCACTATTGATCTAATCGAAATGGTGTTCGCTAAAGGAGATCCAGGTATCGCTGCCTTGTACGATAAGCTTCTTGTCTCAGAGGAGCTATGGCCTTTTGGGGAGAAACTCAGAGCTAACTTCGAAGAAACCAAGAAACTCGTCCTCCAG ACTGCTGGGCACAAGGATCTGCTTGAAGGAGATCCTTACTTGAAGCAGAGACTGAGACTACGTAACTCTTACATCACCACACTCAATGTCTGTCAAGCTTACACACTGAAGAGGATCCGTGACCCGAGCTACAATGTGACTCTACGACCTCACATCTCTAAGGAGATTGCTGAATCGAGCAAAGAACTCATCGAGCTTAACCCGACGAGCGAGTACGCGCCTGGACTTGAAGATACACTCATCCTGACCATGAAGGGTGTCGCTGCTGGTCTACAGAACACCGgttga
- the LOC106360423 gene encoding TPR repeat-containing thioredoxin TTL1 isoform X1: MSPSGKPVPPRDSSLTSEINKPDFRELDLGSPVSPLRSQPRGLTTTTTTSSSSSSSSGSVTRQHAPVNGRSGSVRGSSQSGSSSGNLRTSQARSDSVTSNSQQPLVSSSTQSSATSPATAANVLPTGNICPSGKIQLTGMTQSRSRSDVLGSGTGTYGHGSIMRGGGGSGVSPAKPVAPVTVGGSIRSSPAAMLGSDAEEVKRVGNEMYRKGLFGEALKLYDRAIALSPANAAYRSNRAAALTGLGRVGEAVKECEEALRLDPNYGRAHQRLASLLIRLGQVDNARKHLCVLGKPSDPMELQKLEAVEKHISKCADARKLGDWKAALMGVDAAIVAGADFSPQLGMCKVEALLKLHRLDAAQSKLLEALKVEPFPASCSQTRFSGIACEAYTYFVKAQIEMALGRFENAVMAAEKASKLDPRSNEVAMLHNTVTLVARSRVRGNDLYKSERYTEASSAYAEGLRLDPCNAILYCNRAACWFKLGMWERSIEDCNHALRFQPRYTKPLLRRAASNSKVERWAAAVSDYEALRKELPHDKEVAESLFHAQVALKKSRGEEVLNMEFGGEVEEVYSREQFKAAMNLPGVSVIHFSTASDHQCKQLSPFVDSLCTRYPSIHFLKVDIDKCPSIGNAENVRVVPTVKIYKNGTRVKEIVCPSKEVLEYSVRHYSS; the protein is encoded by the exons atgtcacCGTCAGGTAAACCGGTCCCTCCCCGTGATTCATCATTAACCTCCGAGATTAATAAACCGGATTTTCGCGAGCTAGATCTCGGTTCACCGGTTTCTCCGCTTCGTTCTCAGCCACGTGGACTCACCACAACCACAACAACTAGCAGCAGCAGCTCTAGCTCTTCCGGATCTGTAACTAGACAACACGCTCCGGTTAACGGAAGATCCGGTTCGGTTCGCGGTAGTAGTCAATCCGGTTCGAGTAGTGGCAACCTGAGAACGAGTCAAGCAAGATCGGACTCGGTTACTTCCAACTCACAACAACCACTCGTCTCCTCCTCCACTCAAAGCTCCGCCACTTCTCCAGCCACGGCGGCGAATGTGCTTCCCACCGGAAACATCTGCCCCTCCGGGAAGATCCAACTCACCGGAATGACGCAGAGCCGCTCCAGAAGCGACGTTCTCGGATCCGGCACGGGAACGTACGGTCACGGCAGCATAATGCGCGGCGGAGGAGGAAGCGGCGTATCTCCGGCGAAGCCTGTTGCTCCGGTGACCGTCGGTGGTTCTATCAGAAGCAGTCCCGCCGCGATGTTAGGTTCGGACGCAGAGGAAGTGAAGAGAGTAGGTAACGAGATGTATAGGAAAGGTTTGTTCGGCGAGGCTTTGAAGTTGTACGATAGGGCGATAGCTTTGTCGCCGGCGAACGCGGCTTACCGGAGCAACCGAGCCGCTGCGTTGACGGGTTTGGGTCGAGTCGGTGAAGCTGTGAAGGAGTGTGAAGAGGCTTTGAGATTGGATCCTAACTATGGAAGAGCTCATCAACGTTTGGCCTCATTGCTTATTAG ATTAGGACAGGTTGATAATGCGAGGAAGCATCTATGTGTTCTTGGGAAACCATCAGATCCTATGGAGTTGCAGAAGCTTGAAGCTGTTGAGAAACATATAAGCAAATGCGCAGATGCAAGGAAGCTCGGTGATTGGAAAGCTGCTTTGATGGGAGTAGATGCAGCTATTGTTGCTGGAGCAGACTTTTCTCCACAG CTAGGTATGTGTAAAGTAGAAGCACTCTTGAAACTTCACCGGCTTGATGCTGCCCAATCAAAGCTATTAGAAGCTCTCAAAGTAGAGCCGTTTCCAGCATCTTGTTCTCAGACTCGGTTCTCTGGTATAGCCTGTGAAGCTTACACATACTTTGTCAAAGCTCAAATCGAGATGGCTTTAGGTAGGTTTGAAAATGCAGTGATGGCTGCTGAGAAAGCTAGCAAATTAGATCCACGAAGCAACGAagttgccatgctacacaacaCTGTTACATTGGTTGCTAGATCTCGTGTTCGCGGTAACGATCTCTACAAATCAGAAAGATACACTGAAGCAAGCTCAGCTTATGCAGAAGGCCTTAGGCTTGATCCATGCAACGCTATTCTATATTGTAACCGAGCAGCTTGTTGGTTTAAACTCGGAATGTGGGAACGCTCTATCGAAGATTGTAACCACGCGCTGCGTTTTCAACCACGTTACACTAAGCCTCTTCTCCGTAGAGCTGCCTCAAATAGCAAG GTGGAGAGATGGGCAGCTGCAGTGAGTGATTATGAAGCGTTGAGAAAGGAACTCCCTCATGATAAGGAAGTTGCTGAGTCTTTGTTTCATGCTCAAGTCGCGTTGAAGAAGTCTCGCGGAGAGGAAGTTTTGAATATGGAGTTCGGTGGTGAAGTTGAGGAAGTTTACAGCCGTGAACAGTTTAAAGCTGCCATGAATCTACCAGGAGTTTCGGTTATTCATTTCTCGACGGCCTCTGATCATCAATGCAAGCAGTTATCTCCGTTTGTGGACTCGTTATGTACTCGCTATCCTTCTATACACTTCCTCAAG GTGGACATAGATAAATGTCCGTCTATAGGTAATGCAGAGAACGTGAGGGTTGTACCGACAGTGAAGATATACAAGAATGGTACTCGTGTAAAGGAGATTGTCTGTCCAAGCAAAGAAGTGTTGGAGTACTCAGTGAGGCACTATAGCAGTTAG